One part of the Herpetosiphonaceae bacterium genome encodes these proteins:
- a CDS encoding gamma carbonic anhydrase family protein, with protein MTSWPNITDRLSIDPSAYISPHAYVRGTVCIGADSSVWPMAVIRGDEGEIRIGSRTNIQDGCVLHADPDAYLTIGSNVTLGHGAIVHGCTIEDDVLIGMGAVVLNHAQIGSGSIVAARALVPEGMIVPPGSLVMGVPGQVRLLRPEQRARIARPANNYVALKALHKAREDEQ; from the coding sequence ATGACCTCATGGCCGAACATCACCGACCGTCTATCGATCGATCCCTCCGCCTATATCTCGCCCCATGCCTATGTGCGCGGCACGGTCTGCATCGGCGCGGATAGCAGCGTCTGGCCGATGGCGGTCATTCGCGGCGACGAAGGCGAGATCCGTATCGGATCACGCACGAATATTCAAGACGGCTGCGTGCTGCACGCCGATCCCGATGCGTATCTGACAATCGGCAGCAACGTCACGCTCGGTCACGGCGCGATCGTTCATGGCTGTACGATCGAGGACGATGTGCTGATCGGCATGGGCGCGGTGGTGCTCAATCATGCGCAGATCGGCTCCGGCTCGATCGTCGCGGCGCGGGCGCTGGTGCCGGAGGGCATGATCGTGCCGCCCGGCTCGCTGGTGATGGGCGTGCCCGGCCAGGTTCGCCTGCTCCGGCCTGAGCAGCGCGCGCGCATCGCCAGGCCGGCCAACAACTATGTCGCGCTCAAGGCGCTCCACAAGGCGCGCGAGGACGAGCAGTAG